In a single window of the Flavobacterium sp. W4I14 genome:
- a CDS encoding hypothetical protein (product_source=Hypo-rule applied; cleavage_site_network=SignalP-noTM; ko=KO:K21572; pfam=PF07980,PF14322; superfamily=48452) yields MKNSRSKYICYTFFFAMALSLAACKKEYLNPNGAVADDVLLSARGLTGISVGLQKNFSTTRAGLLYAAITVNGITTNELISVNTGNTNEDRLMTGGVQVDGTNSVLLNVWTSSNKIIFDADNVINNAANLADKGLASGLIAHASIFKALALGNLSEFWEKVPNGTGQNVTFITRTDGFNKAIATIDNALALIAANPISTSFLSNIPTGVDIPNTLNALKARYALFVGNYALALSSANAVDLTKRSALTYDAQNLNPIFEIATSTNNVIQPKNINLGQTGGNIPDAGDARIPFYTAMNTTVRINGFGAASLAPIPVYLPGEMTLIKAEAYARQATPNLASSLTELNKVVTRPATGNVLDANYGMGAGLPALTGPYTQQQLLDLIYKHRCIELFMSGLKLEDMRRFNQPLTDRKRNFFPYPFAERDNNTNTPADPTF; encoded by the coding sequence ATGAAAAATTCAAGATCAAAATATATTTGCTATACATTTTTCTTTGCAATGGCCCTTTCACTGGCTGCTTGTAAAAAGGAATATTTAAATCCTAACGGTGCTGTAGCTGATGATGTGCTCCTTTCTGCAAGAGGTTTGACCGGGATTTCGGTTGGCCTTCAGAAAAATTTCTCCACAACCAGGGCAGGGCTCCTGTATGCAGCAATTACCGTTAATGGCATTACTACTAACGAGTTAATTTCTGTTAACACAGGAAATACCAATGAAGACCGGCTGATGACGGGGGGAGTGCAGGTGGATGGTACAAATTCGGTATTGCTAAATGTTTGGACCAGTTCAAATAAAATCATTTTTGATGCAGATAATGTGATCAATAATGCCGCTAATCTTGCCGATAAAGGTTTGGCTTCGGGCTTAATTGCACATGCCAGTATTTTTAAAGCCTTGGCATTGGGTAATTTGTCGGAATTTTGGGAAAAAGTTCCAAACGGAACTGGACAGAACGTAACTTTTATTACAAGGACAGATGGTTTTAACAAAGCTATTGCAACCATTGATAATGCTTTGGCCTTAATTGCAGCAAACCCAATCAGCACCTCGTTTTTGAGCAATATTCCTACAGGAGTAGATATCCCGAATACGCTCAATGCTTTAAAGGCTCGTTACGCGTTGTTTGTTGGCAATTATGCCCTTGCCTTAAGTAGTGCCAATGCTGTTGATTTAACTAAAAGGTCGGCACTAACTTATGACGCGCAAAATCTTAATCCCATTTTTGAGATTGCCACCTCTACTAATAATGTAATTCAGCCAAAAAATATAAATTTAGGGCAAACTGGTGGTAATATCCCAGATGCAGGCGACGCCAGGATTCCATTTTACACAGCAATGAACACTACAGTGCGTATTAATGGTTTTGGTGCGGCCAGCTTAGCGCCAATTCCAGTTTATCTGCCCGGTGAAATGACTTTAATTAAGGCAGAGGCCTATGCTCGACAGGCAACCCCTAATCTGGCATCATCATTAACTGAACTAAATAAGGTAGTAACCCGTCCTGCAACAGGAAATGTGCTCGACGCTAATTATGGAATGGGAGCCGGGTTGCCAGCATTAACCGGTCCTTACACACAGCAACAGCTTTTAGATCTGATTTACAAACACCGTTGTATTGAGCTCTTCATGTCTGGCTTAAAACTTGAGGATATGAGAAGGTTCAATCAACCTTTAACTGACCGCAAGCGTAATTTTTTCCCTTATCCTTTCGCAGAAAGAGATAATAATACCAATACCCCTGCAGACCCTACTTTCTAG
- a CDS encoding DeoR/GlpR family transcriptional regulator of sugar metabolism (product_source=COG1349; cath_funfam=1.10.10.10,3.40.50.1360; cog=COG1349; pfam=PF00455,PF08220; smart=SM00420,SM01134; superfamily=100950,46785): MLKKERHDFIMRQINLHNRVLTSDLVQLLNVSEDTIRRDLQELVDENLLYKVHGGALSKSYHSSFDDSTVYARDSKIAIGKKAIQLIKDGMVVLTGGGTTILEFVKRLPQGLSATFFTISPLVAVELAKYNNIEVILIGGLFSKNSQVTYGGQVITQLSEIKADLCLMGTSAIHPDEGLTDTYWEINQLKKAMLACAKKTAVLCISEKLDIALRLRVCPIESISYLITELEVGHESLAGYRAKELNIL; encoded by the coding sequence ATGCTGAAAAAAGAACGCCACGACTTCATTATGCGCCAGATTAATTTACATAACCGCGTATTAACTTCTGATCTGGTCCAATTGCTTAATGTTTCGGAAGATACCATCAGAAGAGATTTACAGGAACTTGTTGATGAAAACCTGCTTTACAAGGTTCATGGAGGTGCTTTATCGAAATCTTATCACAGTTCTTTTGACGATAGTACGGTTTATGCCAGAGATAGCAAGATTGCGATTGGCAAAAAAGCCATTCAGCTGATAAAAGATGGCATGGTAGTGTTAACCGGAGGAGGAACAACGATTTTAGAATTTGTAAAACGACTTCCGCAGGGCCTATCTGCTACATTTTTCACCATTAGTCCGCTGGTTGCAGTAGAATTGGCCAAATACAATAATATTGAAGTAATTTTAATTGGCGGCTTGTTTTCTAAAAATTCGCAGGTTACCTATGGCGGACAAGTAATTACACAGTTATCTGAAATTAAGGCCGATCTATGTCTGATGGGAACCAGCGCTATCCATCCCGATGAAGGCTTAACGGATACTTACTGGGAAATTAACCAACTTAAAAAAGCCATGTTGGCCTGTGCAAAAAAAACGGCCGTGCTTTGCATCTCCGAGAAATTGGATATTGCTTTAAGATTAAGGGTTTGCCCAATAGAAAGCATTAGTTATTTGATAACTGAGTTAGAAGTAGGACATGAATCTTTAGCCGGTTACCGCGCTAAAGAGCTGAATATTTTATAA
- a CDS encoding ferric enterobactin receptor (product_source=KO:K19611; cath_funfam=2.170.130.10; cleavage_site_network=SignalP-noTM; cog=COG1629; ko=KO:K19611; pfam=PF00593,PF07715,PF13715; superfamily=49464,56935; tigrfam=TIGR04056; transmembrane_helix_parts=Inside_1_4,TMhelix_5_27,Outside_28_1030), whose translation MKKKLLLTFLGGFFLIAHLFAQQITITGKVTSDDGPVPGVSVRVKGTNTVAQTNSTGLYSIKALKSDVIIFTYVGYITQEKTVGPTTTINIVLRQNASLLDEVVVTAYGIERNAKSLGYSTPTVRGDEVTQTGRENFINGLAGRVPGLFVNPTSGDPGASSQIILRGIVSMTGDNSPLIVLDGVPIDNSVLNQGSTAMNGNNRSQDYTNRASDINPADIESYTILKGPEATALYGNLGASGAIVITTKKAKAGKSSVSYNGSLRIETVNNSPEVQQVYGQGDANGIFNGGSFNFFGPKYPEGLPVYDNVGSFFRTGTAQKHNVVMEGGKEALTYRWSNEYTDNKGTIPTTRYQRFVSSVTGVIPISDKIKVTTRFSYTNAYNKKANKGVQGYLMGLLRFPSRFDVNNWIDPVGNRVVTTGTIYNESDNPFWDVNKNLSEDKTNAIVGNANLSYKPTKWLTVTGILGTNLSNTTGLTVYHTQSFSGSGSAATPTGGTINTYQALNKRLDGSVTASAVHKFWKFNNTYIIGANFSDVNNTINSARGQNMFDPDFYSINNTLPSTQSAKLAINRYRNAGVFAQAVLGYQSLFYLTLSGRLDAASRLMPSNPYFAYPSASFAFNFTELEAVKNWNIFSSGKLRASAGITGKEPYKAYALATRLLTVNSTGGGFNYDLANGGNPDLVPEQTKNFETGFEFGFLKDRISIDFTYYKLNSHKQIIAPRISYGTGSVVRLMNGGDVVNKGVEIQLKGSPIRSKDFNWDMTFNFTHNKGIVLSIADELPELYDSDTWVANGLRGAVFPGASTLAIAGWVNQRNSRGDLLINPATGLPILGSDQEFPVIGDRTPKFNLGFVNNLNYKNFNLSFLLDLRIGGDVYNQTQYELYRRGLSMKTLDRDVPRVITGVLKDGLENTANPTVNTILVTPSANTNYYSSTTSGIAPEMFVEKNIKSLRLRDVTISYDFPAKMLSRTNFLQGLGAYVTLTDVFLITNYSGTDPDANSNNPSLGGAGGYGIDYGNMGRPLGVNIGFRLKL comes from the coding sequence ATGAAGAAAAAACTACTCCTAACTTTTCTTGGTGGGTTTTTTTTGATTGCGCATCTTTTTGCGCAACAAATTACCATAACCGGGAAGGTCACATCCGATGATGGGCCGGTGCCAGGCGTATCTGTTCGTGTAAAAGGAACAAATACTGTTGCACAAACTAATTCTACCGGACTTTACAGTATTAAAGCGCTTAAATCTGACGTTATAATATTCACATATGTGGGTTATATAACTCAAGAAAAAACCGTTGGCCCAACCACCACAATTAATATCGTGCTAAGGCAGAATGCGAGCTTGCTGGATGAGGTTGTGGTTACCGCTTATGGGATTGAACGGAATGCTAAAAGCTTAGGCTACTCAACGCCCACTGTGCGCGGAGATGAAGTTACCCAAACAGGCCGCGAAAATTTTATCAATGGTTTGGCCGGAAGAGTTCCGGGACTTTTTGTAAACCCAACATCTGGCGATCCAGGAGCATCTTCCCAGATCATTTTAAGGGGTATTGTTTCCATGACGGGCGATAACTCCCCGTTGATTGTTTTGGATGGGGTGCCGATTGATAATTCTGTCTTAAATCAGGGCAGTACAGCTATGAATGGCAATAATAGGAGTCAGGATTATACCAACCGGGCATCAGATATCAATCCGGCAGATATAGAAAGTTATACTATTTTAAAAGGACCAGAAGCTACTGCACTTTATGGTAATTTAGGGGCAAGCGGAGCCATAGTAATCACGACCAAGAAAGCTAAGGCGGGTAAATCAAGTGTCTCCTATAATGGTTCTTTAAGAATTGAAACCGTTAATAATTCGCCTGAGGTTCAGCAGGTTTATGGCCAAGGTGATGCCAATGGTATTTTTAATGGAGGCTCTTTTAACTTTTTTGGGCCAAAGTATCCCGAAGGATTGCCTGTTTATGATAATGTGGGAAGTTTCTTTAGAACCGGTACCGCACAAAAGCATAATGTGGTAATGGAAGGAGGCAAAGAAGCCTTAACATACAGGTGGTCTAATGAGTACACAGATAACAAAGGCACTATTCCAACAACCAGATACCAAAGGTTTGTATCTAGTGTAACCGGAGTAATTCCCATTTCGGATAAAATTAAGGTAACAACCCGGTTTAGCTATACAAATGCATACAACAAGAAGGCAAATAAGGGTGTTCAGGGTTATTTAATGGGGTTATTGAGGTTTCCATCGAGATTTGATGTAAACAATTGGATCGATCCTGTTGGGAACAGGGTAGTTACAACAGGTACAATTTATAATGAGAGTGATAATCCATTTTGGGATGTAAATAAAAACTTGTCAGAAGATAAAACGAATGCAATTGTCGGTAACGCAAATCTATCATACAAGCCAACTAAATGGCTAACCGTTACAGGTATTTTAGGAACTAATCTTTCAAATACAACCGGGTTGACGGTTTATCATACACAATCTTTTTCTGGCTCTGGAAGCGCGGCTACACCAACAGGCGGTACCATTAATACATACCAGGCTTTAAATAAAAGGTTGGATGGTTCTGTAACAGCATCTGCAGTGCATAAATTCTGGAAATTTAATAACACCTATATCATTGGCGCCAATTTTTCTGATGTAAACAATACCATTAACTCTGCCAGAGGGCAGAATATGTTCGATCCCGATTTTTATAGCATCAACAACACTTTGCCATCAACGCAGTCGGCCAAGCTTGCCATCAACCGTTACCGGAATGCGGGTGTTTTTGCCCAGGCTGTGCTTGGCTATCAGTCTTTATTTTACTTAACATTATCTGGCAGGTTAGATGCAGCATCGAGGTTGATGCCAAGTAACCCATACTTTGCTTATCCATCAGCAAGTTTTGCATTCAATTTTACAGAGCTAGAAGCAGTTAAAAATTGGAATATTTTCAGTAGTGGAAAGTTGAGGGCTTCTGCAGGTATAACAGGTAAGGAGCCGTACAAAGCGTATGCACTGGCTACCCGTTTATTAACCGTAAATAGCACTGGTGGCGGATTTAACTACGATCTTGCCAATGGTGGAAATCCCGATTTAGTACCCGAACAGACTAAAAACTTCGAAACCGGATTTGAATTCGGCTTTCTAAAGGATAGAATCAGTATAGATTTTACGTATTATAAACTCAATAGTCACAAGCAGATTATAGCGCCAAGGATCAGCTATGGTACCGGTTCGGTAGTCAGGTTAATGAACGGCGGCGATGTTGTTAATAAAGGTGTTGAAATACAATTGAAAGGATCGCCCATTCGATCCAAGGATTTTAACTGGGATATGACCTTCAATTTTACCCATAATAAAGGTATAGTATTGTCGATAGCTGATGAGCTGCCCGAGCTTTATGATTCTGATACCTGGGTTGCAAATGGACTAAGGGGAGCCGTTTTTCCTGGCGCAAGTACTCTTGCTATTGCAGGATGGGTTAACCAACGTAATAGCAGGGGCGATCTTTTGATTAACCCGGCAACAGGCTTGCCGATTTTAGGAAGTGATCAGGAATTTCCTGTAATTGGTGATCGGACACCCAAATTTAACCTCGGTTTTGTTAATAACTTAAACTACAAAAATTTTAATCTTTCGTTTCTGTTGGATCTAAGGATTGGCGGAGACGTTTATAACCAGACCCAATACGAACTTTACAGAAGGGGTTTGAGTATGAAAACACTTGATAGAGATGTGCCAAGGGTAATTACAGGAGTGCTAAAAGACGGCTTGGAAAACACTGCCAATCCAACAGTTAACACTATTTTGGTTACTCCATCGGCGAATACAAATTACTATAGTTCTACAACAAGCGGCATAGCGCCCGAAATGTTTGTAGAAAAAAATATCAAGTCTTTAAGATTAAGAGATGTTACCATCTCTTATGATTTTCCCGCAAAAATGCTTTCCAGAACTAATTTTCTTCAGGGTTTGGGCGCTTATGTAACCTTAACAGATGTTTTTTTAATTACGAATTATTCGGGTACTGATCCAGATGCAAACTCTAACAATCCATCGTTGGGTGGCGCGGGTGGCTATGGTATCGATTATGGGAATATGGGGAGGCCGCTAGGGGTTAATATTGGTTTTCGTTTAAAATTGTAA
- a CDS encoding anhydro-N-acetylmuramic acid kinase (product_source=KO:K09001; cath_funfam=3.30.420.40; cog=COG2377; ko=KO:K09001; pfam=PF03702; superfamily=53067), producing the protein MNTQIEKLYSKAGKSERLIIGLMSGTSMDGLDIALCLVKGSGAETDIRILKFKTGDYTDDFRAKIKAIFSKKEVDLQLVCLMNEHIANTHAGLINEALKEWGYQNEAIDFIASHGQTIFHAPKSLHQLADYPNGTLQIGDGDHIALKTGIITLSDFRQKHLAAGGEGAPLAVYGDYLIFSKAGEDRVMLNIGGIANFTYLPGSTNASEIFSTDVGPGNTLMDQYMQKHFNQFYDKNAAVALAGESNPSLLSALLNCSFFGLDFPKTTGPELFNLEYLTTAQEQSSTTGLSTADVMATLCHFSAETITNAIKRSFGEDAKAQVFMSGGGMHNPLLVQLLKSKLPFCNFLTTDDLNIDPDAKEAVLFAVLANETLCGKPINFGDRQGVPPVCMGKISLPA; encoded by the coding sequence ATGAACACACAGATTGAAAAGTTGTATTCGAAAGCAGGGAAATCGGAACGCTTAATTATAGGATTGATGAGTGGTACATCAATGGATGGACTGGATATAGCGCTTTGTTTGGTGAAGGGAAGCGGTGCTGAGACGGATATCCGGATTTTAAAATTTAAAACAGGCGATTATACCGATGATTTTAGGGCGAAAATAAAAGCGATTTTTTCTAAAAAAGAAGTCGACTTACAGTTGGTGTGCCTGATGAATGAACATATTGCAAATACCCATGCAGGGCTAATAAACGAAGCGTTAAAAGAGTGGGGTTATCAAAATGAGGCTATCGATTTTATTGCCAGTCACGGCCAAACCATTTTTCATGCGCCTAAATCTCTGCATCAACTAGCCGATTATCCTAATGGTACTTTGCAAATTGGTGATGGCGATCATATTGCATTAAAGACAGGGATTATCACACTTTCTGATTTTAGGCAGAAACATTTGGCTGCTGGCGGAGAAGGTGCTCCTTTAGCAGTTTATGGCGACTATTTAATATTTTCGAAAGCGGGTGAAGATCGGGTAATGTTAAATATAGGCGGCATAGCAAATTTCACCTATTTGCCGGGCAGTACCAATGCCAGTGAAATTTTTTCGACGGATGTTGGCCCTGGAAATACTTTGATGGACCAGTACATGCAAAAACATTTTAATCAATTTTATGATAAAAATGCTGCTGTTGCATTGGCAGGCGAATCTAATCCCAGTTTATTGTCTGCGTTGTTGAACTGCAGCTTTTTTGGTCTGGATTTTCCTAAAACCACAGGACCGGAATTGTTTAATCTGGAGTATTTAACCACCGCACAAGAACAGTCATCAACAACTGGTTTAAGTACAGCCGATGTAATGGCTACTTTATGTCATTTTTCTGCAGAGACCATTACGAATGCAATTAAGCGTTCCTTTGGCGAAGATGCTAAGGCACAGGTTTTTATGAGTGGCGGCGGAATGCATAACCCCTTACTTGTACAACTTTTAAAAAGCAAGCTTCCTTTTTGCAACTTCTTAACCACTGACGATTTAAATATCGATCCCGATGCAAAAGAGGCTGTTTTGTTTGCTGTTTTGGCCAACGAAACGCTCTGTGGTAAACCGATAAACTTTGGCGATAGGCAAGGTGTACCTCCGGTTTGCATGGGTAAAATTAGTTTGCCAGCTTAG
- a CDS encoding TonB-linked SusC/RagA family outer membrane protein (product_source=TIGR04056; cath_funfam=2.170.130.10,2.60.40.1120; cog=COG4206; pfam=PF00593,PF07715,PF13715; superfamily=49464,56935; tigrfam=TIGR04056; transmembrane_helix_parts=Inside_1_11,TMhelix_12_31,Outside_32_1033), whose amino-acid sequence MEKSYLKWSPGFFAILLIPFLLLLFTEMAQAQNKRYTISGKVTDAANNSPVPGAVVKIINTNLVTSTSSGGTYNFSVDLAPGKYQIQISFIGYKSNMETVTLGDNATVQANSALSGDAVGLDEVIVTGTSQGTTRKQLGSYVSTVKGDDLNKAPSGNALASLQGKTPGAQISQNSGDPAGGISVRLRGVSSVNSSSEPLYIIDGVIVNNSTTRVTNTSANYDGGNFVGSIGQNRMVDISPSDIDHIEVLNGAAAAAIYGSRANAGVIQIFTKRGKTGEPQVSFSTSLTISELRKQIEVNQAPVRFGDNANSVTQDVIQTVAPTPGATPVLQTATTPVTRYNYQDYIFHTGVGTDNSVSVSGGNDNTKFYTSAGYFSNQGIIKNTDFRRMNFRANLDQKINNWAKMTAGFNYVHSDANEKPDGNSFFSPMNSVTIIGNFHDIFARDILGNLKAVGERGRVNPVTVIEDIKQRQFTNRIIANLGLKLNPIKNLTIDYTMGVDNSIQNGTTFIPPFTYNVSTGFYGGGANLDPSLNGYASAANATTTLFNNELNFTYDAKISDLLSSTTQLGGSYQYQKDLFSLLNGRGLAPLIQTVNGASTILPNNDNRSEFSISGAYLQQNFKYKDHLFVTGAIRVDQSTVFGEGNGTQFYPKANVSYVLSSANYWKELGVSSWWNAFKLRAAYGESGNLTGIGAYDRFNVYLPSALNSKTSLASSSTLANTDVKPERQKELELGTDMSFFNNRLGLTFSWYNKSVKDLLLGVVIAPTTGYSSLLDNIGGSLKNKGIELMLTGVPLKTQDFTWTSTLIYNRNRNKIVGSGAQRLISTNAGAPVSITDGYPVGVFYGTYFERTSNGDIATNAAGIPLTAGQTAGNVLRKVIGDPNPDYTGSFVNDFTYKKLSLHIQLDAVQGGDVWNADWRTRQGVGNGKVAEAEQLGQLPRGYVAGAYNVEEWRIDDGSFVKLREISLSYNIGQVKFIKNLTVNLSGRNLISWDNYKGYDPELNAGGQSTILRNIDFGSVPIPRTFSFGLQAKF is encoded by the coding sequence ATGGAAAAAAGTTACCTAAAATGGTCACCAGGATTCTTCGCAATTTTGTTGATCCCATTTCTGCTGCTCTTATTTACAGAAATGGCGCAGGCACAAAACAAACGGTATACCATAAGCGGTAAGGTCACCGACGCCGCAAATAACAGCCCTGTTCCGGGCGCTGTTGTGAAAATTATCAATACAAATCTTGTAACAAGCACAAGTTCGGGAGGAACGTATAACTTTTCGGTTGATTTAGCACCTGGTAAATACCAGATCCAGATTTCTTTTATTGGCTATAAATCGAATATGGAAACGGTAACACTTGGCGATAATGCCACAGTTCAGGCAAATAGTGCTTTAAGTGGCGATGCAGTAGGGCTCGATGAGGTAATTGTTACGGGTACCTCTCAAGGAACGACCAGAAAACAACTCGGTAGTTATGTGAGTACGGTAAAAGGTGATGATTTAAACAAGGCGCCTAGTGGAAATGCACTGGCGTCATTACAAGGTAAAACGCCAGGTGCACAGATCAGCCAAAATTCTGGAGACCCAGCTGGTGGCATTTCTGTTCGTTTAAGAGGGGTGAGCTCGGTTAACTCATCATCAGAACCACTTTACATCATTGATGGGGTAATTGTAAACAATTCTACAACCAGAGTAACCAATACATCAGCCAATTATGATGGCGGAAACTTTGTAGGAAGTATTGGACAAAACCGGATGGTGGATATTAGTCCTTCAGATATTGATCATATTGAGGTTTTGAATGGTGCAGCAGCGGCAGCCATTTATGGCTCAAGGGCAAATGCAGGGGTAATCCAGATTTTCACCAAGAGAGGTAAAACTGGGGAACCTCAAGTGAGCTTTAGCACAAGCCTAACCATCAGCGAGCTGCGTAAGCAGATTGAAGTTAACCAAGCGCCTGTTAGGTTTGGGGATAATGCGAATTCTGTAACGCAAGATGTCATTCAAACAGTTGCGCCAACTCCTGGTGCCACTCCTGTTTTACAGACTGCAACAACTCCGGTAACCAGGTACAATTATCAGGATTATATTTTCCACACTGGTGTAGGTACAGATAATTCCGTTTCTGTTTCTGGTGGGAACGATAATACCAAGTTCTACACTTCGGCAGGTTATTTTTCTAATCAGGGGATTATTAAAAATACTGACTTCAGAAGAATGAACTTTAGGGCAAATTTGGATCAAAAAATTAATAACTGGGCAAAGATGACAGCTGGTTTTAACTATGTGCATAGCGATGCAAATGAAAAACCAGATGGTAATTCATTCTTTTCACCAATGAACTCTGTCACCATTATTGGTAACTTTCACGATATTTTTGCAAGAGATATATTGGGCAATTTAAAAGCTGTTGGAGAACGCGGTCGTGTTAATCCAGTTACTGTTATTGAAGATATCAAGCAGCGCCAGTTTACCAATCGTATTATTGCCAATCTAGGTTTAAAGCTCAATCCTATAAAAAATCTGACTATCGATTATACGATGGGGGTTGATAATTCCATTCAAAACGGAACAACATTTATTCCCCCCTTTACTTATAATGTGAGTACAGGTTTTTATGGTGGTGGAGCTAATTTAGATCCATCATTAAATGGTTATGCCAGTGCGGCAAATGCAACAACTACACTGTTTAATAATGAATTAAATTTCACCTATGACGCAAAAATATCTGACTTATTAAGTTCGACAACGCAATTAGGTGGATCTTATCAGTATCAGAAAGATTTGTTTAGTTTGTTAAATGGCAGGGGGCTGGCACCACTCATTCAAACGGTTAATGGGGCGAGTACGATACTACCCAATAATGATAACCGCTCAGAATTCTCAATAAGCGGGGCCTATTTACAACAGAATTTTAAATATAAAGACCATCTTTTTGTTACGGGAGCAATCAGGGTCGATCAATCGACTGTTTTTGGTGAAGGCAACGGTACACAATTTTATCCAAAGGCAAATGTAAGTTATGTGTTGTCATCTGCTAATTATTGGAAGGAACTTGGTGTTTCGTCTTGGTGGAATGCATTTAAACTTCGGGCAGCGTATGGCGAATCGGGTAATTTAACCGGCATTGGTGCTTACGATCGCTTTAATGTGTATTTGCCTAGCGCCTTAAACAGCAAAACGTCACTAGCATCCAGCAGTACGCTTGCTAATACTGATGTTAAACCAGAGCGTCAAAAAGAATTGGAATTAGGTACAGATATGTCGTTTTTTAATAACCGTTTGGGCTTGACTTTTAGCTGGTACAATAAAAGCGTTAAAGATTTATTATTGGGAGTGGTAATTGCGCCAACTACAGGGTATTCCAGCCTTTTGGATAATATTGGCGGATCGCTTAAAAACAAAGGGATAGAGCTCATGCTTACAGGAGTACCATTAAAAACCCAAGATTTTACCTGGACATCAACGCTAATCTACAACAGAAATAGAAATAAAATTGTAGGTTCAGGTGCACAGAGGCTAATTTCAACCAACGCTGGTGCACCTGTTTCTATCACTGATGGTTATCCGGTAGGTGTTTTTTACGGAACATATTTTGAGCGGACATCAAATGGAGATATTGCAACAAACGCTGCTGGTATTCCTTTAACTGCCGGTCAAACCGCAGGTAATGTTTTGCGTAAAGTAATCGGCGATCCGAACCCAGATTATACGGGGTCTTTTGTGAATGATTTTACGTACAAAAAATTGAGTTTACACATTCAATTGGATGCTGTTCAAGGAGGAGATGTATGGAATGCGGATTGGAGAACCCGTCAAGGCGTAGGTAATGGCAAGGTTGCCGAAGCAGAACAGCTTGGTCAATTGCCTAGAGGCTATGTGGCTGGTGCCTACAATGTAGAAGAATGGCGTATTGATGATGGATCTTTTGTGAAATTGAGAGAGATTTCTTTGAGCTATAATATTGGTCAGGTTAAATTTATTAAAAATTTAACGGTTAATCTTAGTGGAAGGAATCTGATTTCGTGGGATAATTACAAAGGCTACGATCCTGAGCTGAACGCTGGTGGTCAATCTACAATTTTGAGAAATATCGATTTCGGCTCTGTGCCTATTCCACGTACTTTTTCTTTCGGTTTACAAGCTAAGTTTTAA